One region of Dehalococcoidia bacterium genomic DNA includes:
- a CDS encoding regulatory protein RecX, with product MTKGEASQEKSGDEYPKCYEAALHYIEYRPRSEAEVRRHLMFKRRFTDESVSRAVAKLKKLKLIDDTTFSEMWARERVSHRHKSSLMIKRELMQKGVDGTIIERVTGHINDEANALRAGMSKARHLKDLDYPEFYKRLAAYLGRKGYGSDLVRGVIRQLWESRMDGGTGK from the coding sequence TTGACTAAGGGTGAAGCCTCCCAGGAAAAGTCGGGGGACGAATACCCGAAATGTTACGAGGCTGCGCTGCATTACATAGAGTACAGGCCTCGCAGTGAGGCCGAGGTGCGCCGCCACCTGATGTTCAAACGCAGGTTCACGGATGAATCTGTGAGTCGTGCCGTCGCAAAACTGAAGAAGCTAAAGCTGATAGATGACACTACCTTTTCTGAGATGTGGGCCAGGGAACGTGTGTCGCACAGGCATAAAAGCAGCCTGATGATAAAGCGCGAGCTCATGCAGAAAGGTGTGGACGGCACGATTATCGAACGAGTAACCGGCCATATCAATGACGAGGCCAACGCCTTGCGCGCGGGCATGAGCAAGGCCAGGCATCTGAAAGACCTTGATTATCCGGAGTTCTACAAGCGCCTGGCTGCGTATCTGGGCAGGAAAGGTTATGGGTCCGATCTGGTTCGGGGAGTTATCAGGCAGTTATGGGAGAGCAGGATGGACGGCGGGACCGGAAAATAG